The Kitasatospora albolonga nucleotide sequence CGGTGAGCTACCGAAGCCGCAGTTGGACCCCGAGGTCAAAGTGGTGCAGCGAGCCCAGCTCGTCGCCGCCATGGAGGCCATGTTCGCCGAGGGCGGCGCGTCCACGGGCCCTACGGTGCCCGTACAACGGGGCAAGGGGGCCCACCGGGCCTCACCACTGCGCAGACTGCGTCCCCGCTCCCGCTGGGCGAAGGGGCTGACCGCCGGCGGGCTCACCGTGGGTGTGGCAGCGGGCGCGTTCGGCGGAGTGGCCGCTGCCAGCTCCGACGCCCTGCCCGGTGACTCGCTGTACGGGCTGAAGCGCGGGATGGAGGACATCAGCCTCGGCATGACCAAGGGCGACGCCGACCGCGGCGCGGCCTATCTCGACCAGGCGTCCACCCGGCTCAACGAGGCCCGCAGACTCATGGAGCGCGGCCGGGCAGGCCAGCTGGACCACGAGTCCCTCGGCGCCGTCAGACGCGCGCTCAACGGCATGTCCCACGACGCGTCCGAGGGCCACCGCCTGCTCCACTCCGCGTACGAGCGCGACGGCTCCATCGGCCCCATCCAGACCCTGGACTCCTTCTCCCGCTCGCACCGCGCCACCTGGAGCAGCCTCCGCGACCGGCTGCCCGTCCAGCTCACCGACGTCAGTAACGAGGTCAGCTCGGTCTTCGAGGCCATGGAGGACGACGTGGCCCCGCTCCAGTCCCTCCTGCCCCGCCCCCCGGGCACGAGCAGCCAGGACACCGGCCGCACCGACACCACCACCCCGGACACCGGCACCCCCCGGACCGACGACGCCCCCGCCCCCGCGCCCCCCGACCGGTCCGAGGGCCGCCCCGACTCCAGCACCGCACCGAAGCCCTCGGGCTCGTCGGGCTCCTCCGGCTCCACCGGCACGGCCCCCGAGAACGGCCTCCTCGGCGGCGGTACGGACGGACTGCTCGACGAGCTCCCCACGGACGGGCTCACCCAGCCGTCCCCGGAGAGCAGGCCGAGCACCACGCCGCGCCCCGCCCCGGACGTCACCCTGCCCCCGCTGCTCCCCGGGCTCCTCCCCGGCCTGGGGATCGACGGGGAGAACCTCAAGCCGAAACCGTAGGCGCGGAAAATACGGAGAGGGGGCCGGTACGCACAGCGCGTACCGGCCCCCTCTCCGTACCCAGGACGCCCGGTTCAGAAGAAGACCGACCTCCGCTGCACCAGCAGCTTGTACAGCGTGTGCTGGATCTGCTCCCGCACCTGGTCCGTCAGGTTGAACATCAGCATCGGGTCCTCCGCCGCCTCCGGCGGATAGCCGTCCGTCGGGATCGGCTCACCGAACTGGATCGTCCACTTCGTCGGCAACGGCAGCGCGCCCAGCGGCCCCAGCCACGGGAACGTCGGCGTGATCGGGAAGTACGGGAAGCCCAGCAGCCGGGCCAGCGTCTTCGCGTTGCCGATCATCGGGTAGATCTCCTCGGCGCCCACGATCGAGCACGGCACGATCGGCGCCCCCGCCCGCAACGCCGTCGAGACGAACCCGCCCCGCCCGAACCGCTGGAGCTTGTAGCGGTCGCCGAACGGCTTGCCGATGCCCTTGAAGCCCTCCGGCATCACCCCGACGATCTCGCCCAGCTCCAGCAGCCGCTGCGCGTCCTCCGCACAGGCCAGCGTGTGCCCGGCCTTCCGCGCCAGCTCGTTGACGACCGGGAGGTGGAAGACCAGATCGGCGGCGAGCAGCCGCAGATGGCGCTCGGCCGGGTGGTGGTCGTGCACCGCGACCTGGAGCATCAGCCCGTCCAGCGGCAGCGTCCCGGAGTGGTTGGCCACGATGAGCGCCCCGCCCTCCGACGGGATGTTCTCGATGCCCTTGACCTCGACCCGGAAGTACGTGTCCGCCAGCGGCCGGAGCGCCGACATCAGGACCTGGTCGGTGAGCTCCTTGTCGTAACCGAACTCGTCGACCTCGTAGTCACCGGTGACCCGCCGCCGCAGGAACGCGAGCCCGCCCGCGATCCGCCGCTCCCAGCCACCGTCCGCCCCCGCCGAGGGCGCCGGGGACGCCGAGGACGCCGGGGACACCGAGGGCTCCGGCGGCTCCTGGGGCTCCTGCGCGCCCGCCCCGCCCTCCGGGGCGGGCTCGGGCAGCCGGCCGCCCGGCAGGGCGCTCACAGGGGCCGTGGAGCCGTCGCCCCGGCCACCGGCGCCGGTCCGGCGCCGGGCCGGACGTGAGCCGCCGCCGGACCGCGAACGGTCGTCGTCGAACGGAATGACCTTGGCGTCCGCCATCGTCGGTGCGCTCCTCTACCTGGCGCCGTGAGTCGTCTGTACCGCACCGGTCCCGCGTTCCCGCGACCCGGCACCCCCGCCCGGCAGCGGCAGTGCCGCCAGCCGGTCCACCGCTCTGCCCGCCGTCTCCGGCGGCAGCAGACCGGGCCCCCGGCTCCGCGCGAACTCCGCGAAGGTCTCGGCCGTGGTGAACGCCGGGCGGAAACCGAGGGTCTCGCGCATCTGCACGGTCGAGACCACCCTGCCATGGGTCAGCAGCCGGATCTGCTCCGGCGAGAAGTCGGTCATCCCGATCGTCCGGAGCGCCGAGCCGACCCAGGTGACGGCGGGCAGCAGCACCGGCACGGTCGGCCGCCCCAGCCGCCGCGAGCACTGCGAGAGCAGCAGCACGCCCTCCCCGGCGATGTTGAAGGTCCCGCTGTTCAGCGTCCCGCGCCGGGGCTCGCGCGAAGCGATCCCCAGGACGTCGATGACATCGTCCTCGTGCACGAACTGGAGCCGGGGGTCGTAGCCGAAGACGGTCGGCAGGACGGGCAGCGAGAGGTAGTCCGCGAGCGGCGAATCGGGCCTCGGCCCCAGGATGTTGGCGAACCGCAGCACGCAGACCGCGACGTCCGGGCGGCGGCGGGCGAAGCCCCGTACATACCCCTCGACCTCCACCGCGTCCTTCGCGAACCCGCCGCTCGGCAGCGACTTGGGCGGGGTGGTCTCGGTGAAGACCGCCGGATCGCGGGGCGCCGACCCGTACACGCTCGTACTGGACTTCACCACGAGCCGCTGCACGGTCGGCGACTTCTGGCAGGCACCGAGCAGCTGCATGGTGCCGATGACGTTGGTCTCCTTGATCGCCGTCCGGCTCGCGGTGCCGAGCGCCTTGCCGGAGACGTCCAGGTGCACGACCGTGTCGACGGCGTACTCGGCGAGAATCCGCGCCAGGGCGGACTGCCGGATGTCCGCGCGGACGAACTCCACGTCCCCCAGGGGATGCGCGGGCGCGACCGCGTCCACGGCGATCACCCGGTCCACCCCGGGCTCCCGCTGGACGCGCCGGACGAAGCGGCCCCCCAGCTGCCGGGCCACTCCTGTGACGAGGACGACCTTCCCCACGACCCGCGCCTTCCGTCGGACCGGGAAGCGAGACCTGCTTCCCGCGGTAACTTCCCTGGCGGTCACCGTAGCGGGTGGACGCCGTCCTGTGACGACCCCGTGCCCCGAAACGCACCGCAGCCCTCCCACCGGAACGGCGGGAGGGCTGCGGATCTCACGAACTGCGTTCGCTTACTTCTTGTTGCGACGCTGAACGCGCGTGCGCTTGAGCAGCTTGCGGTGCTTCTTCTTGGCCATCCGCTTGCGCCGCTTCTTGATAACAGAGCCCACGACTACCCTCGCTCACTTCTTTTTCACTGGTGCGGGGCGTCTGGGCCCACACGACCTACGTCGGCCTAGCCTACCCGCCACTGGGTGAGGGACGTAATCCGAGGGCAGACCTCAGGCGTCCGAGGGCGGCGTCAGGCTGATTCCACCCCCACAAAGGACTCGCGGAGATACTCGTGAACCGCTTGCTCCGGCA carries:
- a CDS encoding glycerol acyltransferase; the protein is MADAKVIPFDDDRSRSGGGSRPARRRTGAGGRGDGSTAPVSALPGGRLPEPAPEGGAGAQEPQEPPEPSVSPASSASPAPSAGADGGWERRIAGGLAFLRRRVTGDYEVDEFGYDKELTDQVLMSALRPLADTYFRVEVKGIENIPSEGGALIVANHSGTLPLDGLMLQVAVHDHHPAERHLRLLAADLVFHLPVVNELARKAGHTLACAEDAQRLLELGEIVGVMPEGFKGIGKPFGDRYKLQRFGRGGFVSTALRAGAPIVPCSIVGAEEIYPMIGNAKTLARLLGFPYFPITPTFPWLGPLGALPLPTKWTIQFGEPIPTDGYPPEAAEDPMLMFNLTDQVREQIQHTLYKLLVQRRSVFF
- a CDS encoding NAD-dependent dehydratase codes for the protein MGKVVLVTGVARQLGGRFVRRVQREPGVDRVIAVDAVAPAHPLGDVEFVRADIRQSALARILAEYAVDTVVHLDVSGKALGTASRTAIKETNVIGTMQLLGACQKSPTVQRLVVKSSTSVYGSAPRDPAVFTETTPPKSLPSGGFAKDAVEVEGYVRGFARRRPDVAVCVLRFANILGPRPDSPLADYLSLPVLPTVFGYDPRLQFVHEDDVIDVLGIASREPRRGTLNSGTFNIAGEGVLLLSQCSRRLGRPTVPVLLPAVTWVGSALRTIGMTDFSPEQIRLLTHGRVVSTVQMRETLGFRPAFTTAETFAEFARSRGPGLLPPETAGRAVDRLAALPLPGGGAGSRERGTGAVQTTHGAR
- a CDS encoding AURKAIP1/COX24 domain-containing protein, translating into MGSVIKKRRKRMAKKKHRKLLKRTRVQRRNKK